A stretch of DNA from Acidobacteriota bacterium:
TGCTCCGTCAGGATAGATTCCGGGTGAAACTGAACGCCCTCGATCGCGAGTTCGCGGTGCCGCATCGCCATCACAAGCCCATCGGGCGAGGTGGCCGAGACCTCAAGGCACTCCGGCAGCGAGTCGCGTTCAACAACGAGAGAGTGATAACGCCCGGCGGCAAAGCCATCGGGAATGCCGGCAAAGATCGATCGGCCGTCGTGATTTACTGTAACCGGCTTACCGTGGACCGGCTCAGGGGCACGAATGACCTTACCGCCAAAGTGCTGGCCTATCGCTTGATGGCCGAGACAGACGCCGAGGACCGGCAGCCGGCCCGCAAAACGCTCTATCACCTCAAGCGAGATTCCGGCGTCATCCGGCGTTCCCGGCCCGGGCGAGATAAGGATC
This window harbors:
- a CDS encoding aminodeoxychorismate/anthranilate synthase component II, with protein sequence MLLVIDNYDSFTYNLVQYLGEMGAEMRIFRNDEITADAIETDLKPERILISPGPGTPDDAGISLEVIERFAGRLPVLGVCLGHQAIGQHFGGKVIRAPEPVHGKPVTVNHDGRSIFAGIPDGFAAGRYHSLVVERDSLPECLEVSATSPDGLVMAMRHRELAIEGVQFHPESILTEHGKTMLRNFLEL